A stretch of the Psychroserpens sp. Hel_I_66 genome encodes the following:
- a CDS encoding transporter, giving the protein MKNKIILLWCLIIGSGALYAQDENESEKSSQPLVTDRPDATEASSTVGKGILQIESGGLYDSFEENSIKNENYTYNTTLVRYGILDNLELRLGWDFVEGTTKVNGNKLDNVTSGLSPLLLGVKIDIAEEKNGMPEIALIGHVFPLFSASKDYRPETTAIDFRFSLSHTLSENSSIAYNIGGQWGNDSPEAAAIYTVAYGYSFTEKFGMYAELYGDLPEDSKANHYWDAGLTYLVSNDLQIDTYFGRSITKGQDILIGLGASLRLFNN; this is encoded by the coding sequence ATGAAAAATAAAATTATCCTTTTATGGTGCTTAATAATAGGCTCCGGAGCTTTATATGCTCAAGATGAAAATGAATCAGAAAAATCCTCTCAGCCATTAGTTACAGATAGACCAGATGCAACAGAAGCGTCATCGACAGTAGGTAAAGGCATCCTCCAAATAGAGTCTGGTGGTTTATATGATTCCTTTGAAGAAAATTCTATAAAGAATGAAAACTATACCTATAACACTACATTAGTACGTTATGGAATTCTTGATAATTTAGAACTTCGCTTAGGTTGGGACTTCGTTGAAGGGACAACAAAAGTCAATGGCAATAAGCTGGATAATGTCACTAGCGGTTTATCACCTTTATTATTAGGTGTGAAAATTGATATTGCTGAAGAGAAAAATGGCATGCCAGAAATAGCATTGATTGGACATGTGTTTCCGCTTTTTTCTGCATCAAAGGACTATCGTCCAGAAACAACAGCAATAGATTTTAGATTTTCATTATCCCACACATTAAGCGAAAACTCGAGCATTGCGTATAATATTGGAGGTCAGTGGGGAAACGATTCCCCAGAAGCTGCTGCCATTTACACAGTAGCGTATGGCTATAGTTTCACAGAGAAATTTGGAATGTACGCAGAGCTTTATGGTGACTTGCCAGAAGACAGTAAAGCCAACCATTATTGGGATGCTGGACTAACGTATTTAGTTTCAAACGATTTACAAATTGACACTTACTTCGGAAGGAGTATCACCAAAGGCCAGGATATCTTAATAGGTTTGGGAGCCAGTCTTAGACTATTCAATAATTAA
- a CDS encoding metal ABC transporter solute-binding protein, Zn/Mn family: protein MKKIIAILLITAFFSCKQEAKQNGKLNIVTTTTMITDLVKNIGGDYVNIEGLMGSGVDPHLYKASEGDVTKLVNANVIFYNGLHLEGKLVEVFEKMGSSTKTPIALGEELDKSTLIGSDYFASNYDPHVWFDIAYFKQFAKKVTKVLSEKSPEHADAFKANESAYLAKLDDLQTKLKAKIETLPKEKRILVTAHDAFNYFGKAYDFEVVGLQGLSTATEAGVQDVQKLSAFIIENEIKAIFVESSVPRRTIEALQAAVKSKGHDVEIGGTLYSDALGNAGTPEGTYIGMFEYNVNTIVDALK from the coding sequence ATGAAAAAAATAATAGCCATACTTTTAATAACAGCTTTTTTCAGTTGTAAACAAGAAGCAAAACAAAACGGAAAATTAAACATCGTCACTACGACAACCATGATTACCGATTTGGTAAAAAATATTGGTGGAGATTATGTGAATATAGAAGGGTTGATGGGCAGTGGAGTAGATCCACACCTTTATAAAGCCAGTGAAGGTGATGTCACCAAATTAGTAAATGCCAATGTGATTTTTTACAATGGGCTTCATCTTGAAGGAAAGCTTGTTGAGGTATTTGAGAAAATGGGAAGTTCAACCAAGACGCCAATTGCTCTTGGCGAAGAATTGGATAAAAGCACCTTGATAGGGTCCGATTATTTTGCGTCAAATTACGATCCTCATGTGTGGTTTGATATTGCGTATTTCAAACAATTTGCTAAAAAAGTAACAAAAGTACTTTCAGAAAAAAGTCCAGAACACGCAGATGCTTTTAAAGCAAACGAGTCGGCATACCTGGCTAAATTAGACGATTTACAGACAAAGCTAAAAGCAAAGATCGAAACCCTTCCGAAGGAAAAAAGAATATTAGTAACAGCGCATGATGCTTTTAATTACTTCGGAAAAGCGTACGACTTTGAAGTGGTTGGCTTACAAGGATTATCTACCGCTACCGAAGCTGGAGTACAAGATGTGCAGAAGCTTTCGGCATTTATCATTGAGAATGAAATCAAAGCTATATTTGTAGAAAGCTCAGTGCCAAGAAGAACCATTGAGGCCTTACAGGCAGCAGTAAAATCTAAAGGACACGATGTAGAAATAGGAGGTACTTTATATTCCGATGCATTAGGAAATGCAGGAACTCCCGAAGGGACTTACATTGGAATGTTTGAGTATAATGTAAATACGATAGTTGATGCTTTGAAGTAA
- a CDS encoding metal ABC transporter ATP-binding protein — protein sequence MNRETKDKETPASAGVIAVQVDDLTVAYNYKPVLWDIDLEIPEGVLMAIVGPNGAGKSTLIKSILGILKPIAGSVSIYGKSYEKQRSLVAYVPQKGSVDWDFPTTALDVVTMGTYGSLGWIKRPRQKEKKLALEALEKVGMLSFKSRQISQLSGGQQQRIFLARALVQDASIYFMDEPFQGVDATTEIAIINILKDLRKAGKTVIVVHHDLQTVPEYFDWVTFLNVKKIATGPVKDIFNDNNLTKTYGINYKVSIQE from the coding sequence ATGAATAGAGAAACAAAAGACAAAGAGACTCCTGCCTCCGCAGGAGTGATAGCAGTACAAGTAGACGATTTAACCGTAGCATACAACTACAAACCTGTACTTTGGGATATCGATTTAGAAATCCCGGAAGGCGTGTTAATGGCGATCGTTGGGCCAAATGGAGCGGGCAAATCCACGCTTATCAAATCCATTTTAGGAATTTTAAAACCCATAGCAGGAAGTGTTTCGATCTATGGCAAATCTTATGAAAAACAGCGGTCTTTGGTAGCTTATGTTCCGCAGAAAGGTAGTGTGGATTGGGATTTTCCAACCACAGCTCTTGATGTGGTTACAATGGGAACCTACGGAAGTTTGGGCTGGATCAAACGACCTCGCCAAAAAGAGAAAAAACTAGCTTTAGAAGCGCTGGAAAAAGTTGGGATGTTATCCTTTAAAAGCCGACAGATAAGTCAGCTTTCTGGCGGACAGCAGCAACGTATATTTTTAGCGCGTGCCTTGGTACAAGATGCTTCTATCTATTTTATGGATGAGCCATTTCAAGGTGTGGATGCAACTACAGAAATTGCGATTATCAATATTTTAAAAGATTTAAGAAAGGCAGGAAAAACAGTAATTGTTGTACATCATGATTTACAAACCGTCCCTGAATATTTTGATTGGGTGACCTTTTTAAACGTTAAGAAAATTGCCACAGGTCCAGTTAAGGATATTTTTAATGACAATAATCTTACAAAGACCTATGGGATTAATTATAAAGTGAGCATACAAGAATAA